The following coding sequences are from one Virgibacillus necropolis window:
- a CDS encoding nitroreductase family protein — protein sequence MNNVKEVRTATHDIDPIYLQRWSPRSFQNKEVPENLLHGIFEAARWAPSAANMQPWHFVVARNDQDRAKFHSFIFDNNVEWCKNAPVLIAITSKMDSERFGDNVTHAFDTGAAWGYLALEATRKGLATHGMGGFDRDKAREVLQVPDNYAIQAIIALGYKGEKELLEEKFHEREKPSNRKEVDEFISEGMFTKE from the coding sequence ATGAATAATGTAAAAGAAGTTCGCACTGCTACACATGATATTGACCCAATTTATTTGCAAAGATGGTCACCACGATCATTTCAAAATAAAGAGGTACCAGAAAATCTACTTCACGGAATATTTGAAGCTGCACGATGGGCACCTTCCGCAGCAAACATGCAACCATGGCATTTTGTAGTGGCGCGTAATGATCAAGATCGCGCAAAATTTCATTCCTTTATTTTCGATAATAATGTGGAATGGTGTAAAAACGCACCTGTACTAATAGCTATTACTTCAAAAATGGATTCAGAACGATTTGGGGATAACGTAACACATGCCTTTGATACCGGAGCTGCTTGGGGTTACCTGGCGTTAGAAGCAACTCGTAAAGGATTAGCCACACATGGCATGGGTGGTTTCGATAGAGACAAGGCAAGAGAAGTATTGCAAGTTCCAGATAATTATGCAATTCAAGCTATTATCGCACTTGGCTATAAAGGTGAAAAGGAATTGTTAGAAGAAAAGTTTCATGAACGAGAAAAGCCTTCCAATCGTAAAGAGGTAGACGAGTTTATTTCAGAAGGTATGTTTACAAAAGAATAA
- a CDS encoding BCCT family transporter, with translation MEKHTYKNPVFFISVIIVTFLVIFGAIWPENFKVGAEALFGFTTINFGWFYLLAVFIFVLFLFGISITKYGKIRLGPANSRPEYPFFTWIGMLFSAGFGAGLVFWGVAEPMSHFFATPFPGLEGQTEEAARVAMGYAFFHWGVSQWSVFAIVGLVIAFLQFKKSKKGLISTSIKPVIGKNKSVATTIDSLAVIATVMGVATSLGLGILQMTGGLKTVFGVPDSLWVQISIAGVMLLTYLLSSSTGLNKGIKYLSNLNLGLCLLLLVFVFFTGPTVFILNTFVLGLGDYFTNFVQYSLRLSPYTGGTWVREWTIFYWAWAIAWSPFVGAFVARVSKGRSIREFVFGVLIVPPAIACLWIAAFGGTALFSDLNNGTAIAEAVNKDLAVALFQTFGGLPLTDIMSVLAIFLIFTFLVTSADSATYILGSMTSRGSLNPGLTGKIIWGILITAIAVVLIIAGGLSALQTASLVSALPFTVILILMLISFVRMLKVEQLPHKTKQKN, from the coding sequence ATGGAAAAACATACATACAAAAACCCCGTATTTTTTATTTCAGTAATCATTGTTACTTTTTTAGTGATATTTGGTGCAATCTGGCCTGAAAACTTTAAGGTTGGGGCTGAAGCGTTATTTGGATTTACAACTATTAATTTTGGATGGTTTTATCTGTTAGCAGTATTCATTTTTGTTTTATTTTTATTCGGGATATCCATTACGAAATATGGGAAAATTAGACTTGGCCCAGCAAATTCCAGACCTGAGTATCCGTTTTTCACCTGGATTGGAATGCTATTTTCTGCTGGATTTGGTGCAGGATTGGTATTCTGGGGTGTTGCAGAGCCTATGAGCCATTTTTTTGCGACACCGTTTCCGGGATTAGAAGGGCAAACGGAGGAAGCTGCGAGAGTGGCAATGGGGTATGCCTTTTTCCACTGGGGCGTTAGCCAGTGGTCAGTATTTGCAATTGTAGGGCTTGTGATTGCTTTTCTGCAATTTAAGAAGAGCAAAAAAGGGTTAATCTCGACGTCCATTAAACCTGTGATAGGTAAGAATAAAAGTGTTGCAACTACAATTGATTCATTAGCTGTTATTGCAACAGTTATGGGTGTCGCAACCTCATTGGGGTTAGGTATTTTGCAAATGACTGGTGGGTTGAAAACAGTATTTGGTGTACCTGATTCATTGTGGGTACAAATTAGCATAGCTGGTGTGATGTTGTTGACCTATTTACTTTCTTCCAGCACGGGCCTCAACAAAGGAATTAAGTATTTAAGCAATTTAAACTTGGGACTTTGTCTATTACTACTAGTTTTTGTGTTTTTTACTGGACCAACCGTATTTATATTGAATACCTTTGTACTGGGTTTAGGTGATTATTTTACAAACTTTGTGCAATATAGTTTACGTCTATCACCTTATACTGGTGGAACGTGGGTTCGTGAATGGACTATTTTCTATTGGGCATGGGCAATTGCTTGGTCACCCTTCGTTGGTGCATTTGTAGCTCGTGTATCAAAAGGTAGAAGTATCAGAGAATTTGTATTTGGTGTCTTAATTGTTCCTCCCGCGATCGCGTGTTTATGGATTGCCGCATTTGGTGGGACGGCTTTATTTAGTGATTTAAATAATGGTACTGCTATTGCTGAAGCGGTTAATAAAGATTTAGCAGTAGCGCTATTTCAGACATTTGGTGGTTTACCATTAACAGATATTATGTCTGTATTGGCCATATTTCTAATCTTTACTTTCTTAGTTACGTCAGCCGATTCAGCGACATATATATTAGGGAGCATGACATCAAGAGGAAGTCTTAATCCTGGTCTAACAGGTAAGATAATTTGGGGTATATTAATTACCGCCATTGCAGTAGTGTTAATAATAGCGGGTGGATTAAGTGCACTACAAACTGCATCGCTCGTATCTGCATTACCTTTTACCGTAATACTGATACTAATGCTCATATCGTTTGTAAGGATGCTTAAGGTTGAACAACTTCCGCATAAAACTAAACAAAAAAATTAA